A window from Schistosoma haematobium chromosome 3, whole genome shotgun sequence encodes these proteins:
- the CDH24_2 gene encoding Cdh24p (EggNog:ENOG41KOG3594~COG:U~SECRETED:SignalP(1-19)) encodes MFLLLLLCVSSSNLRETIANSAVVDVMEDARPGTIIIDNLEHRFPTLNSGESKSHYFAIGNPSSPGINNLEIRRHRFDNSVQLVVKDGQNGPDREELCGARETQSESQMPFCDIPLIILHGKRHEPSYGKLTLRILDRNDNSPIFTKRDTTELRIPENIESFDMVGSSAANHPQILHSNNKPTSGNPTTLELPKAHDTDLPENGVKTYRLTTISGHEIDKSLFNLIVNNDNENKIGSSLPVPFLRIVSLLDRERQDEYWFHLLAIDGGNPKRTGTQTIHLVVTDINDNIPKFRKPIFHFPTFISTSDLYGNGATQEFLKIPETQTPGSPIVTIIADDPDKDLNGQITYRLKESLNGDQNTISLQWFDLETNNGTAILKVAKKMDADDRHGASWSDLNREHSGRLIKLVVEAVDAGSPSLTGSIELLILVENINDNEPVISVQYTQPFQTESEFHNNLKGKIVGCLQENQNEPLTIAHLTVEDGDFIESNSGAISNLLEIHCETNDTRFLLEKVSNLNYADRSDSYGLSTTHFDSPLLFYKMSSLKSIDREAEPWIFVKVICVDQVQVSYALNGYQNIGKLIQSNRLTGSTTVTIKVLDVNDNIPKFASRNYQFSVFETPSIAVNSIKNMFDDQSSVEIGRVSVNDLDEGVNSKVSYSFLSGEIDAFKIDENTGVIRRVGFIDREKVNQMELVVEAKDHGEPSLSSTTVIKVDVLDVNDNPPYWIMSSPNDRDKEIRRSGPEDGVYYFSLNEDAPIGSIVGTISAVDTDGIAESEMIEQIIEKQNPVKLQKTNFGNLHGTSSITYQLENEGDGKIFSINSRNGDIRLNKHLDREIRAHYEFRAFAIDDILKSVKSSQNNPYLVNKWKHQYTATATIIITVLDVNDNPPIFETPLNGQEFHIEPGSSMTTAGTTLFTAKAHDPDVGDNSLVRYSLDNNGYGIVEIDSTTGVCYFRETIQHSLMTKLITSNQYAINGRTSNHLTDTNLISSENLITNRQHELHSFTLSLTIIARDLGTPYSLNNSRTVKLVWTTESQMKSFSISNNDLLNNNNNNNNLFGNIDYLSDNRMTMNKLIIPLIIGTILLLLIIFLILFGIFHCRKQSVKTLNNNNNKQLFIHSTAYSSTKLNKTLKQNYLNENNINSNHWCLCINKYSRKLSKQENVDELKRSIQILENTTTNNNSAMNNNNNNKISINSTHNDFIINDYSEFNTRNRDNHEKELIRNRNTQAEVFLKACLPDCVPSVTGGQVDQTWTCRDDKTHFKWNEIQSFRPDYFQKQHSSNQRLTRTFSDDSVVNVRQFDVGYTALCAYPSSPHNHSQFIPIQPDINFDSYYNEQKTANHLLFSPYLNRKSQVSNSEISNFDNSKVAIHSTVSMPFTPSGLSTGNRVLAPGSIIEAASSYYGPIGLTNTCQISYPSMQTIPSSYDIGQNSNGWIEKYEEFESDKELAALSKLTENTCNSRKPKLADAYAENSFV; translated from the exons ATGTTTTTATTGCTTCTGTTATGCGTTTCAAGTTCAAATTTAAGGGAAACCATAGCGAATTCTGCCGTGGTCGATGTTATGGAGGATGCTCGACCTGGGACAATAATCATAGATAACTTAGAGCATAGATTTCCTACACTCAACAGTGGCGAATCCAAGTCTCATTATTTTGCGATTGGAAATCCATCAAGTCCTGGAATAAATAATTTGGAAATACGTCGGCATAGATTTGATAATTCTGTTCAACTTGTTGTTAAAGATGGGCAAAATGGTCCAGATCGTGAGGAACTGTGTGGAGCACGGGAAACTCAGTCCGAATCTCAAATGCCTTTTTGTGATATTCCCTTAATTATTTTACATGGTAAACGACATGAACCATCATATGGAAAATTGACTCTCCGTATTTTAGATAGGAATGATAATAGTCCTATATTTACCAAGAGAGATACAACAGAGCTACGAATACCAGAGAATATAGAAAGTTTTGATATGGTTGGCAGCAGCGCTGCAAATCATCCTCAAATTTTACATTCCAACAATAAACCAACTTCAGGAAACCCAACTACTCTCGAACTACCCAAAGCCCATGACACAGACCTACCAGAGAATGGAGTCAAAACATATCGACTGACCACCATTTCAGGTCACGAAATAGATAAGTCACTCTTTAACCTGATTGTGAATAATGATAACGAAAACAAAATAGGTAGCAGTCTCCCAGTTCCATTCTTACGCATTGTCAGTTTACTTGACAGAGAGAGACAGGATGAATATTGGTTTCACTTACTAGCCATTGATGGGGGTAACCCGAAAAGAACAGGTACACAGACTATCCACTTAGTGGTAACAGACATCAATGACAACATTCCAAAGTTTAGAAAACCAATTTTTCACTTTCCAACATTTATATCAACCTCAGATTTGTATGGTAATGGTGCTACTCAGGAATTTTTGAAAATCCCGGAAACCCAAACACCTGGTTCTCCGATTGTAACAATAATAGCTGATGATCCAGATAAAGATTTAAATGGCCAGATCACCTATCGCCTCAAAGAGTCGTTAAATGGTGATCAAAATACAATTTCACTGCAATGGTTTGACTTGGAAACTAACAATGGTACAGCGATCTTGAAAGTTGCTAAGAAAATGGATGCAGATGATCGTCATGGAGCTAGTTGGTCTGATTTAAATAGAGAACACAGTGGTCGTTTAATAAAACTGGTTGTAGAAGCTGTAGATGCTGGATCACCTTCATTAACGGGAAGTATTGAACTATTGATTTTAGTTgagaatattaatgataatgaaccTGTAATATCTGTACAATATACACAACCATTTCAAACTGAATCTGAATTTCATAATAATTTGAAAGGTAAAATTGTAGGTTGCTTACAAGAAAATCAAAATGAACCATTAACAATTGCACATTTAACTGTAGAAGATGGTGATTTTATTGAGAGCAATAGTGGGGCTATCTCAAATTTGTTAGAAATTCATTGTGAAACTAATGATACAAGGTTTTTGTTAGAAAAAGTGTCTAATTTAAACTATGCTGATCGTTCAGATTCTTATGGATTATCTACTACTCATTTTGATtcaccattattattttataaaatgtcatCACTAAAATCGATTGATCGAGAAGCAGAACCATGGATTTTCGTAAAAGTAATTTGTGTCGATCAGGTGCAAGTAAGTTATGCATTAAATGGATACCAAAATATTGGCAAATTGATTCAGTCGAACCGATTAACTGGAAGTACTACGGTAACTATAAAAGTATTAGATGTGAACGACAACATCCCCAAATTCGCCAGTCGTAATTATCAATTCAGTGTGTTTGAGACACCTTCGATAGCAGtgaattcaataaaaaatatgtTTGATGATCAGTCATCAGTTGAAATCGGTCGAGTAAGTGTAAATGATCTAGATGAGGGAGTGAATAGTAAAGTTAGTTACAGTTTTTTATCAGGTGAAATTGATGCATTCAAGATTGATGAAAATACAGGAGTAATACGGAGAGTGGGTTTTATAGACAGAGAAAAAGTTAACCAAATGGAACTGGTAGTTGAAGCTAAAGATCATGGAGAACCAAGCTTAAGTAGTACTACGGTAATCAAAGTTGATGTGCTTGATGTAAACGACAATCCACCTTATTGGATTATGTCTTCTCCAAATGACAGAGACAAAGAAATTCGTCGAAGTGGACCTGAAGATGGTGTGTACTATTTTTCTCTAAATGAAGATGCTCCTATAGGTAGTATAGTAGGAACTATAAGTGCAGTAGATACAGATGGTATAGCCGAAAGTGAAATGATTGAACAAAttatagaaaaacaaaaccctgtaaaattacaaaaaactAATTTTGGAAATTTACATGGAACATCATCTATAACTTATCAATTAGAAAATGAAGGTGATGGTAAGatattttcaattaattcacGCAATGGAGATATACGTCTTAATAAACATTTGGATCGTGAAATTCGAGCTCATTATGAATTTCGAGCTTTTGCAATTGATGATATACTAAAATCAGTTAAATCATCACAAAACAATCCATATTTAGTTAACAAATGGAAACATCAGTATACAGCTACAGCTACAATAATTATTACAGTATTAGATGTGAATGATAATCCACCAATATTTGAAACACCATTAAATGGTCAAGAGTTTCATATTGAACCTGGTTCTTCAATGACTACAGCTGGTACTACATTATTCACAGCAAAAGCACATGATCCTGATGTTGGTGATAATTCGTTAGTTAGATATTCTTTAGATAATAATGGTTATGGTATAGTAGAAATTGATTCAACAACTGGTGTTTGTTATTTTCGTGAAACAATACAACATTCTTTAATGACTAAATTAATTACATCTAATCAATATGCTATAAATGGTAGAACATCAAATCATTTAACTGATACTAATTTAATTTCATCAGAAAATTTAATAACAAATCGTCAACATGAATTACATTCATTTACATTAAGTCTTACTATCATTGCTCGTGATTTAGGTACAccatattcattaaataattcacGTACAGTAAAACTTGTATGGACTACAGAATcacaaatgaaatcatttagTATATCAAATAATgatttgttaaataataataataataataataatctatttggtaatattgattatttatccgATAATCGAATGactatgaataaattaattattccaTTAATTATTGgtactatattattattattaattatctttttaatattatttggtATATTTCACTGCCGTAAACAATCagttaaaacattaaataataataataataaacaattatttattcattcaacagCATATTCCtcaacaaaattaaataaaacattaaaacaaaattatttaaatgaaaataatataaattcaaatCATTGGTGTTTATGTATTAATAAATATTCTAGAAAATTATCAAAACAAGAAAACGTTGATGAATTAAAAAGATCAATACAAATTCTagaaaatactactactaataataatagtgcaatgaataataataataataataaaatcagtaTAAATAGTACACATAATgattttattataaatgattATAGTGAATTCAATACAAGAAATAGAGATAATCATGAAAAAGAATTAATAAGAAATAGAAATACACAAGCTGAAGTGTTCTTAAAAGCATGTCTACCAG ATTGCGTCCCATCAGTTACTGGAGGACAAGTCGATCAAACATGGACTTGTAGGGATGACAAGACACATTTCAAATGG AATGAAATACAATCCTTTCGTCCAGATTATTTTCAGAAACAACATTCATCGAATCAACGTTTGACTCGTACATTTTCAGACGATTCAGTAGTTAATGTTCGACAGTTTGATG TTGGATATACAGCATTATGTGCTTATCCAAGTTCACCACATAATCACTCTCAATTTATACCGATCCAACCAGATATAAATTTCGATTCATATTATAATGAACAGAAAACAGCCAATCATCTCTTATTTAGTCCATACTTGAATAGAAAATCACAGGTATCAAACAGTGAAATCAGTAATTTCGATAATTCAAAAGTTGCAATACATTCAACAGTGTCCATGCCTTTTACACCATCTGGATTATCAACTGGAAATAGAGTTTTGGCGCCAGGTTCAATCATTGAAGCAGCCTCTTCTTACTATGGTCCGATAGGTTTAACTAATACATGCCAAATATCATATCCATCTATGCAAACAATTCCATCATCCTATGATATTGGACAAAATTCCAATGGATGGATTGAAAAATATGAAGAATTTGAAAGTGATAAAGAATTAGCAGCACTTTCAAAATTAACAGAGAATACATGTAATAGCCGAAAACCAAAATTAGCAGATGCATATGCAGAGAattcttttgtttaa